The genomic segment TAGCTCGCTGCCAGGAGCCCAACAGCTTTTGCAGCTTTAAGCCAGGCAGATTCTGTATAATAAACATTTCATCGTCGCTGGCTTCCAGGATTGGCTGGATGGCACGATCAGCAACCTCTTCCGGGATTTGGGAAGGCTGCAAGCCTTTCTGACGGTAATTAAAGAATTCCGCAGCATTGTGATGCATGGTGTCGATGTATTCCGGCTTGACAACAATCCGTATCGCGGTTTTTTGGGGATGAAAGATGATGGCCGCATACTTACCATAGTGCAGACGCCGGATTAACCCTTTGCCGTATGTGCAGCCAGTGGCGGCCTGCAAGCCATCATTAAGACAGCCTTGCGGATGGCGGACTCCCATTTCCGACACCACCCACAGACCGTGATCCGGCATTCGGTCCTCTTCCAATACCTTCAGGGCCAACGCCCCCATCCGATAGCCCAAAGGCATCATCGGGCATTTATGACCATGAAACTCGAACACCCAGGTTGGTATATCAAACATTAGCCTTCCTCCTCAGATAATAATATTTCCCCAATTATCCATGTTTCCGAGTCTTATAACTCATCCACTGCCCGCCAGCCGAAGCTTTCTAAATATTGCTGGAGCTTTTCCCGCTTCTCCCGATACTTTTCTTCCCACAGGGGCGGACAGCCGTTGAGGGGGATTTCACCTTCCCGCAAGGCCGCGGCATAAGCCATGCAAGTGGCATAACCGCAGGCCTTGCAGTTGGTCATAGGCAGGAGTTTCAAGATTTCCATCACCTTGAGCCCCGCCTGGCTGCTGTAGCGGGGGGTGATTTGCTCCCGGCGCCCATAAATCTCATTGATCTGCCCCTTGATCCATTCCAGCAGGGCGTGGGCCTCCTCCTGGTCGCGGGCCCCGCGAATGGCAATCTCATGCGGGTGTAAGGTGACCCATTTACCAGCGGAAAGTTTCAGCAGGAGGCTTTGATTCTGGGCGTCGTAATCCCAGCCCCCCAACTCGGCGTTGAGGTAAGGTAAAGTCGGAGAAATATCTTCCTCCACCTGAGCAATGGCGTGCAACACCTCCTTGGTGGAATCACATTTGGGCCGGAAAATGTCAAATTTAGTGATATGCTCCAGTAACATCTTGTCCCTCCCCGGAGCCCCCCAAGATCCTGGTTGAAGCCCCTGTAGAATTACTGAATCATTTTTTTGATTTCCTCTACACCGGGCACCTGGCCCACTACCTTGACTTCGCCTTCCACCACCAGGGCCGGAGTCATCATCACCCCATAGGCCATGATCTGGTTCAGCTCGGTGACCTTCTCCAACTCATAATCCAGGCCCAAAGATTTGGCGGCCTCCTCGGTGCGCTTGCCGAGTTCGATACACTTGATGCAGCCCGGCCCCAGAATCTGCAATTTTTTCATGTTGACCTCCTTAATATCTTGCCTCAGCCCACCAGGTGGCCGTAGAGCATCCCGGTGGCGGTGGCGATAATCGCAATGATCAGACAGAATGCCATGGTCTTTTTCCAGCCCATGACCTTGATCAGCACCAGCATATTGGGAAGCGACAGCGCCGGCCCGGCCAGCAGCAGGGCCAACGCGGGCCCCGGAGCCATGCCCAGCTTGATCAGGGTCTGGGTGATGGGAATCTCGGTCAGGGTGGCGAAATACCAGAAGGCCCCGATCACGCTGGCCACGAAGTTGGCGCTGATACTGTTGTCCCCGACCAGGGCGGCGACATATTTGGCGGGCAGCAGGTAGCCGACAAAACCGACGACGAACACGCCGCCGTAGAGCAAGGGCACGAGCAGCTTGGTAAATTCCCAGGTATTGTATAACCATTCCTTGACCTCCGCGGCGGCAAACCAGCGCCACACCATGAGCAGGACCAGCAGACCCATCAGCCCGGCAA from the Deltaproteobacteria bacterium genome contains:
- a CDS encoding formylmethanofuran dehydrogenase produces the protein MFDIPTWVFEFHGHKCPMMPLGYRMGALALKVLEEDRMPDHGLWVVSEMGVRHPQGCLNDGLQAATGCTYGKGLIRRLHYGKYAAIIFHPQKTAIRIVVKPEYIDTMHHNAAEFFNYRQKGLQPSQIPEEVADRAIQPILEASDDEMFIIQNLPGLKLQKLLGSWQRAKCDKCGEYVFELYVRIKDGQDLCIPCLEEDWEPYNEPPVRLVKT
- a CDS encoding TM0996/MTH895 family glutaredoxin-like protein, which encodes MKKLQILGPGCIKCIELGKRTEEAAKSLGLDYELEKVTELNQIMAYGVMMTPALVVEGEVKVVGQVPGVEEIKKMIQ
- a CDS encoding Fe-S cluster protein encodes the protein MLLEHITKFDIFRPKCDSTKEVLHAIAQVEEDISPTLPYLNAELGGWDYDAQNQSLLLKLSAGKWVTLHPHEIAIRGARDQEEAHALLEWIKGQINEIYGRREQITPRYSSQAGLKVMEILKLLPMTNCKACGYATCMAYAAALREGEIPLNGCPPLWEEKYREKREKLQQYLESFGWRAVDEL